A genome region from Methanococcoides burtonii DSM 6242 includes the following:
- a CDS encoding TIM barrel protein produces MTRTDKMTHSSPSLRKRTPADCVMKQLLFGTAGAPLSSKKKGSIDGIRRIAQLGLGCMELEFVRGVRMKEETAANVRQTAEEENVALSVHAPYYINLNSAEEEKITASVQRIYESARIGALCGASSIVFHPAYYQGHSSKKVMEKVTGLLEGLTSGLSDEGIDVVLRPETTGKATQFGSLEETLMMATAIEGVMPCIDFSHLHARSCGEYNTIEEFRSVLESVESALGREGLENMHCHISGIAYGNKGEKNHLILQESDLNYTDLMAVFREFDVKGLVICESPNLEDDAMLLQDTFRQ; encoded by the coding sequence ATGACAAGAACTGACAAAATGACGCATTCCTCCCCCAGCTTACGCAAGAGAACTCCTGCGGACTGTGTGATGAAGCAACTGCTCTTCGGAACAGCAGGAGCTCCATTAAGCTCAAAGAAAAAAGGCTCAATCGATGGCATCAGGCGTATAGCCCAGCTTGGGCTTGGCTGCATGGAACTGGAGTTCGTGCGAGGGGTTCGCATGAAAGAAGAGACCGCTGCAAACGTCAGGCAGACAGCAGAAGAAGAGAACGTGGCCCTCAGTGTGCATGCACCTTATTACATCAACCTCAATTCCGCTGAAGAAGAGAAGATCACGGCCAGTGTACAGCGTATATATGAGTCCGCCCGGATCGGTGCCCTCTGCGGAGCATCATCCATCGTATTCCATCCTGCCTATTATCAGGGCCACAGCAGCAAAAAAGTAATGGAAAAGGTCACCGGGCTGCTCGAAGGTCTTACCTCAGGACTGAGTGACGAGGGCATCGATGTAGTGCTGCGACCGGAGACCACCGGCAAAGCGACCCAGTTCGGCAGTCTGGAGGAGACCCTGATGATGGCGACAGCCATCGAGGGGGTTATGCCCTGCATAGACTTCTCACATCTGCACGCACGTAGCTGCGGAGAGTATAATACTATAGAAGAATTCCGTAGTGTCCTTGAGAGCGTTGAAAGTGCTCTTGGCAGGGAAGGACTGGAAAACATGCACTGCCACATATCCGGAATAGCCTATGGGAATAAAGGGGAAAAGAACCACCTGATCCTTCAGGAGTCCGACCTTAATTATACCGACCTTATGGCAGTGTTCAGGGAGTTCGACGTAAAAGGGCTTGTCATCTGTGAAAGTCCGAACCTCGAGGACGATGCAATGCTGCTGCAGGATACTTTCAGACAGTGA
- a CDS encoding RNA-guided endonuclease InsQ/TnpB family protein, producing the protein MNVDRTIKLKLEMSDEGKENLKQTVVLFNQVFNEVAEYGFNNHTHSKVSIHHATYKDIREQHPELPSSLVQGARDVACEALKGVKLKTCPESQPYSAIRYNKRVVTIHMQYNSATIASIHGRVNISFNIPEYYKQYLGWEIRSSTLRYDRRQDVFYLHVTLRTESPKPVGNTILGIDRGIVNVAVCSNNVFFNTSSIKNTRAKYAYLRKELQSKGTKSAKRLLKKISRKERRFVTDVNHCIAKDIVNMPFDVIALEDLTSIRVQKRKGKNFNRKLNNWSFYQLEQFIRYKAEAVAKQVVSVDPRYSSQKCSKCGHIYKGNRDGSSYRCRNCGFQIHADLNAARNIAQAGISCLSRLTVNQPNVGLKVPLDAT; encoded by the coding sequence ATGAATGTGGATAGAACTATCAAACTGAAACTGGAGATGTCTGACGAAGGCAAAGAAAATCTCAAGCAAACAGTTGTGCTTTTCAACCAGGTTTTCAACGAGGTTGCTGAATATGGTTTCAACAACCATACTCATAGCAAGGTATCTATCCATCATGCTACTTACAAAGACATTAGAGAACAGCACCCTGAACTGCCGTCTTCGTTGGTCCAGGGTGCAAGAGACGTTGCGTGCGAAGCTCTCAAAGGTGTCAAACTTAAGACATGTCCAGAGAGTCAGCCGTACTCGGCGATCAGGTACAATAAGAGAGTTGTTACGATTCACATGCAGTACAACAGTGCTACGATTGCATCCATCCACGGCCGAGTAAATATCTCTTTCAATATACCTGAATACTACAAACAGTATCTTGGATGGGAAATTAGGAGTTCCACGCTTAGGTATGACCGCAGACAAGATGTTTTCTATCTGCATGTCACACTTCGTACTGAATCTCCTAAACCGGTCGGCAATACTATTCTTGGTATCGATCGAGGGATTGTCAATGTCGCGGTTTGTTCCAATAATGTTTTTTTCAATACGAGTAGCATCAAAAATACAAGAGCTAAATATGCATATCTCAGGAAGGAACTCCAGTCCAAAGGCACCAAATCTGCTAAACGTCTTCTTAAGAAGATCAGCAGAAAGGAAAGACGGTTTGTGACTGATGTTAACCATTGTATTGCCAAAGATATTGTCAATATGCCCTTTGATGTGATCGCTCTTGAAGACTTGACCAGCATTCGCGTTCAGAAACGCAAAGGTAAGAACTTTAACAGAAAACTCAACAATTGGAGTTTCTACCAACTTGAACAATTTATACGCTACAAAGCCGAAGCTGTGGCTAAACAAGTTGTTTCGGTTGACCCCAGATATTCCAGTCAAAAATGTTCCAAATGTGGACACATTTACAAAGGGAATCGGGATGGGAGTTCTTACCGTTGTCGCAATTGTGGATTTCAAATACATGCTGATCTCAATGCTGCTCGAAACATAGCTCAGGCAGGTATATCTTGCCTGAGTAGGCTGACTGTCAACCAGCCAAATGTAGGGTTGAAAGTTCCACTAGATGCAACTTAA